A region from the Benincasa hispida cultivar B227 chromosome 8, ASM972705v1, whole genome shotgun sequence genome encodes:
- the LOC120082780 gene encoding NADH-ubiquinone oxidoreductase 20.9 kDa subunit encodes MNTDITASTKPEYPVIDRNPPFTKVVGNFDTLDYLRFVTITGVSVTVGYLSGIKPGIRGPSMVTGGLIGLMGGFMYAYQNSAGRLMGFFPNDGEVARYKK; translated from the exons ATGAACACCGATATTACAGCCTCGACCAAGCCAGAGTACCCAGTAATAGATCGGAACCCTCCATTCACTAAAGTCGTCGGCAATTTCGACACTCTCGATTACCTCCGTTTCGTCACCATCACCGGCGTTTCCGTCACCGTCGGTTATCTTTCCG GGATTAAACCCGGGATTAGGGGCCCGTCAATGGTGACCGGTGGTCTAATTGGCCTGATGGGAGGCTTCATGTACGCTTATCAGAACTCGGCGGGTCGGCTTATGGGATTCTTCCCCAATGACGGCGAGGTAGCTCGTTATAAGAAATAA
- the LOC120082462 gene encoding thymidine kinase a-like — MLTISKMKPFVSSSSVSTLSPYFPITASPSFFSLPSKSTQCKPTFTHVSNYLTFKTPIISLPSKGVFSTQNRIGQMKASFSPPSGEIHVIVGPMFAGKTTTLLRRIQSESSNGRSVAIIKSNKDTRYGLDSIVTHDGMKLPCWALPNLTSFKQKFGQGAYDKLDVIGIDEAQFFDDLYDFCREAADIDGKTVIVAGLDGDYLRRNFGSVLNIIPLADSVTKLTARCEICGNRAFFTLRKTEEKETELIGGADVYMPVCRQHYVSGQVVIETARTVVESHKIECQTPA, encoded by the exons ATGTTAACCATTTCAAAGATGAAACCCTTCGTATCTTCCTCGTCTGTCTCAACCCTCTCGCCCTATTTCCCCATTACTGCTTCTCCATCCTTCTTTTCTTTGCCTTCTAAATCTACGCAATGCAAGCCTACATTCACCCATGTCTCCAATTATCTCACTTTCAAAACACCCATAATTTCGTTACCCTCAAAAGGGGTTTTTTCAACCCAGAATCGAATAGGGCAAATGAAAGCCTCTTTCTCACCACCCTCCGGCGAGATTCATGTGATTGTGGGTCCGATGTTTGCTGGGAAAACAACCACTCTTCTTCGACGGATTCAGTCCGAGAGCAGCAATGGCAG AAGTGTAGCGATAATTAAGTCAAATAAAGACACGAGATATGGATTGGATTCTATTGTGACACATGACGGCATGAAACTGCCTTGCTGGGCATTACCAAACTTAACATCTTTCAAACAGAAATTTGGTCAAGGTGCTTATGACAAG CTAGATGTGATTGGAATTGATGAAGCTCAATTCTTTGACGATCTTTATGATTTCTGTCGTGAAGCTGCTGATATTGATGGCAAAACAGTTATAGTTGCTGGGCTGGATGGAGATTACTTGAG GAGAAACTTCGGTTCAGTTCTCAATATAATTCCGCTTGCTGATTCTGTAACAAAGTTAACTGCTCGATGTGAGATCTGCGGGAATCGGGCTTTCTTTACTTTAAGGAAGACAGAAGAAAAAGAGACCGAGTTGATCGGTGGTGCAGACGTGTATATGCCTGTATGTCGACAACATTACGTCAGTGGGCAAGTAGTGATAGAGACAGCAAGAACTGTAGTAGAATCACACAAGATTGAGTGTCAGACACCTGCATAG